A portion of the Thermosediminibacter oceani DSM 16646 genome contains these proteins:
- the acsV gene encoding corrinoid activation/regeneration protein AcsV has protein sequence MDGCTILFKPQNKTIKVKKGTSLLEAARKAGVFIDAPCGGSGHCGKCRIRILEGDYRFEKSLALPDADFEKGIRLACLTFALSDLVVETQEIKVVNEVLVEDVDPGEEEEGWINKARKMLEDSGIEINSGFEKIRLTLDPPTLDDNVQDWERLCRGLATKCGSGSVRCSLDVLRRLPGTLRRNDFDINVILTRENDDYEIIEVRGSGEDKPLYGICVDVGTTTVAANLVELESGKIKESASAGNLQMQYGADVISRIIYSTGKGGLAALKHAVVEGTVNRLVEEMTERLNIHPEDIVFGVFAGNTTMAHLLLGVEAANIRLEPYIPAFRNHPPLKAGDVGIRINPDAPVFIVPSVASYVGGDIVAGVLAAGIWNSDENVLFLDLGTNGELVFGNREVMVACACSAGPAFEGGEISCGMRAMRGAIDQVTIDDRTLEPRYSVVGGTKPRGICGSGLIDIVAAMFMTGILDPRGKINTGLKSERIRFDDILGVYEYVIASKDETEDGRDITINEIDLDNFIRAKGAVYSGISTLLKILEMKVTDIDKIIIAGGIGRGLNIKNSINIGLLPEVEEEKFTYIGNSSLIGSYLCLTSRGAREKAKQIAESITYVELSAFPGYMEEFLGACFLPHTDMGLFPGVMKKFSRRKGI, from the coding sequence ATGGATGGGTGCACCATACTGTTTAAACCCCAAAACAAGACCATAAAAGTAAAAAAAGGCACCAGCTTACTGGAAGCCGCCCGCAAGGCCGGGGTTTTCATCGACGCGCCCTGCGGCGGCAGTGGTCATTGTGGAAAATGCAGGATAAGGATACTCGAAGGAGATTACAGGTTTGAGAAATCTCTCGCTCTTCCCGATGCTGATTTTGAAAAAGGGATACGTCTGGCGTGTCTCACTTTCGCACTGAGCGACCTGGTTGTAGAGACCCAGGAAATTAAGGTGGTAAACGAGGTGCTGGTGGAGGATGTGGATCCCGGCGAAGAAGAAGAGGGTTGGATAAATAAGGCTCGAAAGATGCTGGAAGATTCGGGGATAGAAATTAATAGCGGGTTTGAAAAAATAAGGCTAACTCTCGACCCGCCAACGTTAGACGACAATGTCCAGGATTGGGAGCGCCTTTGCAGGGGACTTGCGACTAAGTGCGGTTCCGGATCTGTTAGGTGTTCCCTGGATGTGTTGAGAAGGCTGCCGGGAACTCTTCGAAGGAATGATTTTGATATAAACGTTATACTCACAAGAGAAAATGACGATTATGAGATAATAGAGGTTAGGGGTTCCGGTGAGGATAAACCCCTTTACGGAATATGTGTTGACGTGGGGACAACTACCGTAGCGGCAAATTTAGTGGAGCTTGAAAGCGGAAAGATAAAGGAGTCGGCCAGTGCCGGAAATCTCCAGATGCAGTACGGCGCCGATGTTATAAGCCGGATCATTTATTCAACCGGGAAAGGCGGCCTTGCCGCTCTCAAACATGCAGTCGTTGAGGGTACGGTAAACCGGTTGGTTGAAGAGATGACCGAGAGGCTTAATATACACCCGGAGGATATAGTTTTCGGGGTTTTTGCGGGCAACACCACAATGGCTCACCTTCTTCTCGGGGTTGAAGCGGCAAACATACGGCTGGAACCCTATATACCGGCTTTTAGGAACCATCCGCCGCTTAAGGCTGGGGATGTGGGAATTCGTATCAATCCCGATGCACCGGTGTTTATTGTGCCGAGTGTGGCGAGTTATGTTGGTGGGGATATTGTTGCAGGGGTCTTGGCGGCCGGCATTTGGAACAGCGACGAGAATGTGCTGTTTCTAGACCTCGGTACTAACGGTGAGTTAGTCTTCGGGAACCGGGAAGTTATGGTTGCTTGCGCGTGTTCGGCAGGCCCTGCTTTTGAAGGCGGGGAAATAAGCTGCGGAATGAGGGCTATGCGGGGAGCCATAGACCAGGTGACGATAGACGACAGGACTTTAGAGCCCCGCTACAGCGTTGTAGGTGGCACCAAGCCCCGCGGGATATGCGGTTCCGGTTTGATAGATATCGTGGCCGCCATGTTTATGACCGGAATATTAGACCCGAGAGGGAAGATAAATACCGGTTTGAAATCCGAAAGAATAAGATTCGACGATATCCTGGGCGTCTACGAATACGTGATAGCATCCAAGGACGAGACTGAAGACGGCCGGGATATAACCATAAACGAAATAGACCTGGATAATTTCATCAGGGCAAAGGGCGCGGTCTATTCCGGGATAAGTACGTTACTTAAAATCCTAGAGATGAAGGTCACGGACATAGATAAAATAATAATAGCCGGCGGCATAGGTAGAGGCCTTAATATTAAAAATTCCATAAATATAGGCTTGCTGCCGGAAGTAGAGGAAGAAAAGTTTACTTACATTGGCAACAGTTCCCTGATCGGATCCTATCTCTGTCTCACCAGCAGGGGGGCAAGAGAAAAAGCAAAACAGATAGCGGAATCTATAACCTATGTGGAACTCAGCGCTTTTCCCGGTTATATGGAAGAATTCTTAGGGGCCTGTTTTCTGCCCCACACCGATATGGGACTTTTTCCGGGCGTTATGAAGAAGTTCAGCCGGAGAAAGGGGATATAA
- the gcvH gene encoding glycine cleavage system protein GcvH, with product MNLPSGIKYHREHTWAKVEGDYAVIGITDYAQDKLGEVLFVDLPEVGDNIKKDDIFGTVESGKVASDLYAPVSGEVVEVNEELADSPELVNQSPYEKGWMIKVKMSDPSELEELLESVEYSKILK from the coding sequence ATGAATCTGCCTTCTGGTATAAAGTATCACAGGGAACATACCTGGGCGAAAGTAGAAGGAGATTATGCTGTCATCGGCATCACCGACTATGCCCAGGATAAATTGGGAGAAGTGCTATTCGTGGACCTTCCCGAAGTCGGCGATAATATTAAAAAGGATGACATCTTTGGGACCGTGGAATCCGGGAAGGTTGCCTCGGACCTTTATGCACCGGTAAGCGGAGAAGTGGTAGAGGTTAACGAGGAACTGGCAGACAGCCCGGAGCTCGTGAACCAGTCCCCGTATGAAAAGGGCTGGATGATTAAGGTGAAAATGAGCGATCCATCCGAATTGGAAGAACTGCTGGAAAGCGTCGAATATTCAAAGATACTCAAGTAA
- a CDS encoding DEAD/DEAH box helicase, whose protein sequence is MNLEQLLEKLKHSDRFKRCVTRWEVIPPKAAEYEPFPDYLDKRLILALNKKGIHSLYSHQAIALDEVTKGNSVVVVTPTASGKTLCYNLPVLNAILQDKNSRAIYLFPTKALSQDQVAELMETVEAMGEDIKTFTYDGDTPPSARVAIRKDGHIIVTNPDMLHTGILPHHTKWIKLFSNLKYVVIDEVHTYRGVFGSHTANVLRRLHRICRFYGSNPVFICCSATIANPKELAEKLTGRQMVLIDRSGAPSGEKNVIFYNPPVVNRQLGIRKSSLLEAKNLALDFLKNGIKTIVFARSRLAVEVMLTYLKEGMRDTLKGSDSIRGYRGGYLPRERREIEKGLRENRILGVVSTNALELGIDIGGLDVSIITGYPGSIASTWQQAGRAGRRSAVSASILVASSSPLDQYIINHPDYFFGSPPESGLINPDNLYILVSHIKCAAFELPFEDGEKFGVETTEEILSFLESEKILRHVGGRWHWMADAFPAEEISLRSASTENFVVVDITEEPRVIGEVDRASAPMLIHEEAIYIHGGQQYQVEKLDYEEKKAYVRKVDVDYYTDANLAVEIKVLDVLKEQHRREETAKYFGEVLVTSLATMFKKIKFFTHENVGSGPIHLPPEEMHTTAFWFTVPETVRGLTAEDLRSGLAGLCNVLVNIAPLYLMCDPRDIRGVIQVRSPFTQKPTIFIYDAYPGGVGFAERLYQMDTQLLKAARQVILECGCDDGCPSCVGPLEEVGPGSKASALKLIQGVLFD, encoded by the coding sequence ATGAATCTCGAACAGCTTTTGGAGAAACTAAAGCATTCGGACCGTTTTAAAAGATGCGTAACCAGGTGGGAGGTAATTCCTCCAAAAGCGGCGGAATACGAACCCTTTCCCGACTATCTCGATAAAAGACTCATCTTGGCCTTGAATAAAAAGGGCATTCACAGCCTTTATTCCCATCAGGCAATAGCTTTAGATGAGGTCACGAAGGGCAACAGCGTGGTGGTAGTGACACCTACCGCTTCCGGAAAGACCCTCTGCTATAACCTGCCTGTCCTCAACGCCATCCTGCAGGATAAAAACAGCAGGGCCATATACCTTTTTCCTACAAAGGCACTTTCCCAGGATCAGGTAGCCGAACTCATGGAAACGGTAGAGGCTATGGGAGAAGATATAAAGACCTTTACTTACGACGGTGATACTCCGCCTTCGGCCAGGGTGGCCATACGCAAGGACGGCCATATAATTGTGACCAATCCGGATATGCTGCACACCGGTATATTACCTCACCATACTAAGTGGATAAAACTTTTTTCAAACTTGAAATACGTTGTGATAGACGAAGTCCATACTTACCGGGGGGTTTTCGGCAGCCATACCGCTAACGTTCTAAGACGCCTCCACAGGATATGCAGGTTTTACGGCTCAAATCCGGTATTCATATGCTGTTCGGCCACCATAGCCAATCCGAAGGAACTGGCTGAAAAACTCACCGGCAGGCAAATGGTGCTCATCGACAGGAGCGGAGCGCCATCCGGCGAAAAAAACGTAATTTTTTACAATCCCCCGGTCGTAAACCGGCAGCTCGGTATCAGGAAGAGCAGCCTTCTGGAGGCAAAAAACCTTGCCCTCGATTTTTTAAAAAACGGTATTAAGACGATAGTATTTGCCAGGAGCCGGCTGGCCGTAGAGGTGATGCTCACGTATCTTAAGGAGGGAATGAGAGACACACTCAAGGGTTCCGATTCCATAAGGGGCTACAGGGGTGGGTATCTGCCCCGGGAAAGACGCGAGATAGAGAAAGGCCTGAGGGAGAACCGGATTCTCGGGGTAGTCAGCACCAATGCCCTGGAGCTGGGTATAGATATAGGAGGGCTGGATGTCAGCATAATCACCGGGTATCCGGGTTCCATAGCAAGCACCTGGCAGCAGGCGGGGCGCGCCGGAAGGCGTTCTGCAGTATCGGCTTCGATACTCGTGGCCTCAAGCAGCCCCCTTGACCAGTATATAATAAACCACCCGGACTACTTCTTCGGTTCACCGCCCGAAAGCGGCCTGATAAATCCCGACAACCTTTACATCCTAGTCAGCCATATAAAGTGTGCGGCTTTTGAGCTGCCCTTTGAAGACGGTGAAAAATTCGGCGTGGAGACAACTGAAGAAATACTTTCCTTCCTGGAGAGCGAGAAAATCCTGCGCCACGTAGGGGGAAGATGGCACTGGATGGCTGACGCCTTCCCCGCCGAAGAGATAAGTCTGCGGAGTGCTTCGACCGAGAATTTTGTGGTGGTGGACATCACCGAAGAGCCCAGGGTTATCGGAGAAGTGGACAGGGCCAGCGCCCCGATGCTCATCCATGAAGAAGCCATTTACATACACGGCGGTCAGCAGTATCAGGTGGAAAAGCTGGACTACGAGGAGAAAAAAGCCTACGTCAGGAAGGTCGATGTGGATTATTATACCGATGCGAACCTGGCGGTGGAAATAAAGGTACTGGATGTGTTAAAGGAGCAGCACCGGCGGGAAGAAACCGCCAAGTACTTCGGAGAGGTTTTGGTTACTTCGCTCGCTACTATGTTTAAGAAAATAAAATTTTTTACCCATGAAAACGTAGGTTCCGGCCCCATACACCTGCCGCCGGAAGAGATGCACACCACGGCTTTCTGGTTCACGGTTCCGGAAACCGTCCGCGGCCTTACGGCAGAAGACTTAAGGTCAGGGCTTGCGGGCCTGTGCAACGTGCTGGTCAACATCGCCCCCCTTTATCTGATGTGCGATCCCAGGGATATCCGCGGCGTCATCCAGGTCAGGTCGCCCTTTACCCAAAAACCGACGATTTTCATATACGACGCGTATCCGGGGGGAGTGGGTTTTGCCGAAAGGCTTTACCAGATGGACACGCAACTTTTAAAAGCCGCCCGGCAGGTCATCCTCGAATGCGGTTGCGACGACGGATGTCCCTCGTGTGTGGGGCCCCTGGAAGAAGTAGGTCCCGGAAGCAAAGCTTCTGCCTTAAAACTGATTCAAGGGGTGCTTTTCGATTGA
- a CDS encoding ribonuclease H-like domain-containing protein: MNLSEKLKAFIAGRDKKDSHKPAAGDDSDELSRISRALGGELLRTPYGRHIAIERVFDGHFCHAGVMLRSVLDISPEIIKLIAKNADFAELDFKKTAFIDTETTGLAGGSGTYAFLIGVGYFDGDSFKLVQYFMSDFDQEPAVLHSLKDLLGNFRGVVSFNGKAYDIPLLSARFLINRMENPLESLAHLDLLHTARRIFRERLRSVSLSSLEQSLFYMARKDDVPGFEIPSIYFRYLREKDPLPLIPVLHHNRVDILSLVSLLSKIGHALGDPFRSGTCYGQDYYCLGRLYEDMRMYKESVECYKRALDVPGVRDRAYRQLSLLYKRMGRWDEAEKIWIQMVGEGINLLFALLELSKYYEHRKKDYERAARAAQQALELAYSKKRLLGVCHRTEIEEIKKRLNRILSKMSKTRGEQMEIV, from the coding sequence TTGAACCTCTCAGAAAAATTGAAAGCCTTCATTGCCGGAAGGGACAAAAAAGATTCACATAAACCAGCGGCAGGAGATGACAGCGATGAGCTGAGCCGTATCTCCCGCGCGCTCGGCGGTGAACTTCTGAGGACTCCTTACGGGAGGCACATAGCCATAGAGAGGGTTTTTGACGGGCATTTTTGCCACGCCGGTGTAATGCTGCGCTCGGTGCTGGATATTTCCCCGGAAATAATAAAGCTCATTGCTAAAAACGCCGATTTTGCGGAACTTGACTTTAAAAAGACGGCTTTCATTGATACTGAGACAACGGGCCTTGCCGGCGGCTCCGGGACCTACGCCTTTTTAATAGGAGTCGGCTATTTCGACGGGGACTCGTTCAAACTGGTGCAGTATTTTATGAGCGATTTCGACCAAGAGCCCGCAGTGCTCCACAGCCTGAAGGACCTGCTGGGTAATTTTCGGGGTGTGGTGAGTTTTAACGGAAAAGCCTACGATATACCGCTCCTGTCCGCAAGATTTCTCATAAACAGGATGGAAAATCCCCTGGAATCCCTGGCCCACCTCGACCTGCTCCATACCGCCAGGCGCATATTCCGTGAACGCCTCCGGAGCGTCAGCCTGTCGTCGCTTGAACAATCTCTTTTTTATATGGCTAGGAAGGATGACGTACCCGGTTTTGAGATTCCATCGATATATTTCAGGTATCTTAGAGAAAAGGACCCGCTCCCTTTGATACCCGTGCTGCACCACAACCGGGTGGACATCCTCTCGCTGGTGAGCCTTCTTTCCAAAATAGGTCATGCCCTGGGGGATCCATTTCGATCCGGTACCTGCTACGGCCAGGACTACTACTGCCTTGGCCGCCTTTACGAGGATATGAGGATGTATAAAGAAAGCGTGGAATGTTACAAGAGGGCCCTCGACGTTCCCGGTGTGAGGGATAGGGCTTACCGGCAGCTGTCTTTGCTCTATAAAAGGATGGGCCGGTGGGACGAGGCTGAAAAAATATGGATACAAATGGTCGGAGAAGGAATTAACCTACTCTTTGCTCTGCTGGAACTTTCAAAGTATTACGAGCACAGGAAGAAGGATTACGAGAGGGCTGCCCGGGCGGCTCAGCAGGCCCTTGAACTTGCCTACAGCAAAAAAAGACTTTTGGGAGTATGCCACAGAACCGAGATAGAGGAAATAAAAAAGCGTTTAAACCGTATATTATCAAAAATGTCAAAGACGCGGGGAGAGCAAATGGAAATTGTATGA
- a CDS encoding FmdB family zinc ribbon protein, translating into MPVYEYKCVDRGHRFEVLRKLQERDEPIECPDCRSGNTRREVSPFGTGISSGCYGSSGSCGCPGGSKFG; encoded by the coding sequence ATGCCCGTCTACGAATATAAATGTGTAGACCGCGGACACCGATTTGAAGTACTTAGGAAGTTACAGGAGAGGGACGAGCCTATTGAATGCCCCGATTGCAGAAGCGGCAACACCCGCAGGGAGGTATCGCCCTTCGGGACTGGAATAAGCAGCGGCTGTTACGGATCGTCCGGTTCCTGCGGTTGCCCCGGGGGCTCAAAGTTCGGGTGA
- a CDS encoding glycine--tRNA ligase, protein MADNGEKIMNKIVSLCKRRGFVFQGSEIYGGLANTWDYGPLGVELKQNIKRIWWKKVVYERDDVVGLDSAILMHPRVWEASGHVAGFNDALVDCKQCKSRFRADHLIEDTLGIHAEGKSVQELTEIIHNNQIKCPVCGEVAWTDARVFNLMFKTHQGVVEDSSSVVYLRPETAQGIFVNFKNVLDTSRVKLPFGIAQIGKAFRNEITPGNFIFRTREFEQMELEFFVKPGEDMEWFEYWRQFTMDFFLSLGVKKENLRLRDHSPEELSHYSKATTDLEYNFPFGWGELWGVANRTDYDLSKHIEYSGKSLTYFDQEEKRHIVPYVIEPSLGVDRAMLAILCDAYREEEVEGETRVVLGFHPDVAPIKCAVFPLFKKEPLEELARKIYHDLKKCYVVEYDNTGSIGKRYRRQDEIGTPYAITVDFDSLDDHKVTIRNRDTMQQDRIGIDNIKDYLRDKLGF, encoded by the coding sequence ATGGCTGATAACGGAGAAAAGATTATGAACAAAATAGTTTCCCTTTGTAAAAGAAGGGGTTTTGTGTTCCAGGGGTCCGAAATATACGGAGGCCTTGCGAATACCTGGGACTATGGCCCGCTGGGGGTCGAGCTTAAGCAGAATATAAAGAGAATATGGTGGAAAAAGGTCGTATATGAAAGGGATGACGTGGTAGGCCTTGACAGCGCCATCTTGATGCACCCGAGGGTATGGGAAGCTTCCGGACACGTCGCCGGCTTTAACGATGCTCTCGTAGACTGCAAGCAGTGCAAATCCAGGTTCAGGGCCGACCACCTCATCGAAGACACCCTGGGTATTCACGCGGAAGGCAAAAGCGTCCAGGAACTTACGGAGATAATCCATAACAACCAAATAAAATGCCCGGTATGCGGCGAGGTTGCCTGGACCGATGCCAGGGTATTCAACCTTATGTTCAAGACCCACCAGGGGGTTGTCGAAGATTCAAGTTCGGTAGTGTATCTGAGACCGGAAACTGCCCAGGGCATATTCGTGAATTTCAAAAACGTATTGGACACCAGCCGCGTTAAACTTCCTTTTGGAATAGCGCAGATAGGCAAAGCTTTCAGAAACGAAATCACCCCCGGAAACTTTATCTTCAGAACGCGGGAATTTGAGCAGATGGAACTGGAATTTTTCGTAAAACCCGGCGAAGATATGGAATGGTTCGAATACTGGAGGCAGTTCACTATGGACTTCTTCCTGTCGCTGGGGGTGAAAAAGGAAAACCTGCGCCTCAGGGATCATTCACCGGAAGAACTTTCCCATTATTCCAAAGCCACAACGGACCTGGAATACAATTTCCCCTTCGGTTGGGGCGAGCTCTGGGGAGTCGCCAACAGGACCGACTACGATCTTTCGAAGCACATTGAGTATTCGGGGAAAAGTCTGACCTATTTCGACCAGGAGGAAAAAAGACATATCGTTCCATATGTAATAGAGCCTTCGCTGGGCGTCGATAGAGCAATGCTGGCAATCCTCTGCGATGCTTACAGGGAGGAAGAGGTGGAGGGCGAGACACGGGTGGTGCTTGGATTTCACCCGGACGTCGCTCCCATCAAATGCGCCGTGTTTCCGCTCTTCAAGAAAGAGCCGCTGGAAGAGCTGGCGCGGAAAATCTACCACGACCTTAAAAAATGCTATGTGGTGGAATACGACAATACAGGCAGCATAGGCAAGCGCTACCGCCGTCAGGACGAGATCGGAACGCCGTACGCCATAACCGTGGACTTCGACAGCCTCGATGACCACAAGGTGACGATTAGAAACAGGGATACCATGCAGCAGGACCGGATAGGAATTGACAATATCAAGGATTATCTGAGGGATAAACTAGGTTTTTAG
- the acsE gene encoding carbon monoxide dehydrogenase/acetyl-CoA synthase methytransferase subunit, with product MARFLTIGERIHVISPVIRKALQERDPAPILARAKEQVEAGAHYLDVNIGPAERDGEELMTWVVKLLQSEFPNTPLCLDTTNMKAIEAGLKVYDPKPGKAIINSADAGSRIGLLEVAAEYGAMVIGLCAKEGIPRDNEERIAYCTEILDKAVAVGLNPEDILFDPMFVVVKGMQEKQQEVLEAVRQISEMGLKTTGGLSNVANGCPKEVRGLIETVICAMAIQCGLTSAIINPLNKLLMDVIKTAEVIKGWTLYCDSYLEL from the coding sequence ATGGCCAGATTTTTAACAATAGGTGAAAGAATTCATGTTATTTCCCCTGTGATTAGAAAAGCTCTCCAGGAGAGGGATCCCGCCCCCATCCTTGCAAGGGCTAAGGAACAGGTTGAAGCCGGAGCTCATTACCTCGATGTCAACATCGGACCTGCCGAACGGGACGGAGAAGAACTAATGACCTGGGTGGTAAAACTCCTGCAAAGCGAATTTCCGAATACTCCCCTGTGCCTAGACACTACAAATATGAAGGCCATCGAGGCGGGGCTTAAGGTTTACGACCCGAAACCGGGCAAGGCAATCATAAATTCCGCCGACGCCGGTTCCAGGATAGGCTTGCTTGAGGTGGCTGCCGAATACGGGGCGATGGTTATAGGGCTATGCGCTAAGGAAGGTATACCGAGGGATAATGAAGAGCGTATAGCTTACTGCACCGAAATCCTTGATAAAGCTGTTGCTGTGGGCTTGAACCCGGAAGATATTCTCTTCGATCCTATGTTCGTCGTGGTAAAGGGAATGCAGGAAAAACAGCAGGAAGTGCTTGAGGCTGTAAGGCAGATCTCCGAAATGGGCCTGAAGACCACCGGTGGCTTGAGCAATGTAGCCAACGGCTGCCCCAAAGAGGTAAGAGGCCTTATCGAGACAGTAATCTGTGCAATGGCGATTCAGTGCGGGTTAACCTCCGCCATCATTAATCCCCTCAACAAGCTACTGATGGATGTAATTAAGACGGCCGAAGTCATCAAGGGATGGACTCTATATTGTGATTCTTATCTTGAATTATAG
- a CDS encoding CooT family nickel-binding protein produces MCESRAVMLEDGREKELMENVIYLEPRNGSIFLRDFLGREMTVEARIKEIKLLDHEIVLEK; encoded by the coding sequence ATGTGCGAATCTAGGGCAGTTATGCTTGAAGATGGTCGGGAAAAGGAACTAATGGAAAATGTCATTTACCTTGAGCCCCGAAATGGCAGTATCTTTTTGCGCGACTTTCTCGGGAGAGAAATGACGGTGGAGGCCAGGATTAAGGAAATTAAGCTCCTCGATCATGAGATCGTTTTGGAGAAGTAA
- the acsB gene encoding acetyl-CoA decarbonylase/synthase complex subunit alpha/beta, with protein MTLFDIIFTGSKQALEAAKAAVDSAIEKKGSDAKVAFPETAYSLPTIYAATGKKIGNLGELRDVLSIVESLIVPEQNLEKALNAGLATALSAEIIEACKYAVEEKPYSEPCAGFISDAVIRSLGVPLVTGDIPGVAVVIGEAPSVEEAAKIIKNYQNKGLLVCLVGKIIDQAIEGKVKVGLELRVVPLGYDVTSVIHVVTVAIRAALIFGAVPPGNLEELLKYTRERVPAFVNALGPLSELVVSAGAGAIALGFPVITDQDVQEVPHFLITQKDYDKIVPTSLEARGIKIKITEVPIPVGFAAAFEGERVRKEDMFAEFGGGRTPAWELVRKRDLAEVEDHKIEVIGPDIDTLGPDGGKLPLAILVEVAGKNMQEDFEPVIERRIHYFLNYIEGVMHIGQRDIMWLRISKSTYEAGFRLHHIGEALYAKMLDEFGNIIDKIQVKIYTDGEKVEKLGEEIAKPKYEARDARLAGLTDESVDTFYSCLLCQSFAPSHVCIVTPERLGLCGAVSWLDAKATKEINPTGPCQPIVKGECKDEVKGIWDSVNKAVQELSHGGVKEVTIYSILENPMTSCGCFECICGIMPEANGVIIVNREYAGMTPLGMTFGELASTTGGGVQTPGFMGMGRQYITSKKFLLAEGGIKRLVWMPKELKDAIRDKLNQRGKEIGIENFADMIADETVGTDPDSVLEFLNKVGHPALTMDPIM; from the coding sequence ATGACTCTGTTTGACATTATTTTCACAGGGTCCAAACAGGCCCTCGAAGCCGCAAAGGCTGCTGTTGATTCAGCAATCGAGAAAAAGGGAAGCGACGCCAAGGTGGCATTTCCCGAGACCGCATACAGCCTTCCCACCATCTATGCGGCAACCGGGAAAAAGATTGGGAACTTGGGTGAACTCCGGGATGTCCTATCCATCGTTGAAAGCCTTATCGTGCCGGAACAAAACCTAGAAAAAGCTTTAAACGCAGGGCTTGCTACCGCACTCTCAGCAGAAATAATAGAAGCATGCAAATATGCGGTTGAAGAAAAACCTTACAGCGAGCCATGCGCCGGGTTCATTTCCGATGCCGTAATCCGTTCCCTCGGCGTACCACTAGTTACCGGTGATATACCGGGTGTCGCGGTGGTGATCGGCGAGGCACCGTCGGTAGAGGAAGCAGCAAAAATTATCAAGAATTACCAGAATAAAGGCCTTCTTGTCTGCCTGGTAGGAAAAATAATTGATCAGGCCATAGAAGGCAAAGTAAAGGTAGGGCTTGAACTCCGCGTTGTACCTCTGGGCTATGATGTAACTTCCGTAATCCACGTGGTGACGGTCGCTATAAGGGCAGCACTTATATTCGGCGCCGTACCTCCTGGCAATCTGGAAGAGCTGCTCAAGTACACAAGGGAAAGGGTGCCGGCTTTCGTAAACGCCCTTGGTCCGTTGAGCGAGCTGGTCGTATCCGCCGGAGCCGGTGCCATAGCCCTCGGATTCCCGGTAATAACCGATCAGGATGTACAGGAAGTACCTCACTTTCTGATCACCCAGAAGGACTACGACAAAATAGTGCCCACTTCCCTGGAAGCAAGGGGCATAAAGATAAAAATAACCGAAGTTCCGATACCTGTAGGATTTGCAGCTGCCTTTGAGGGTGAAAGGGTAAGAAAGGAAGATATGTTTGCCGAATTCGGCGGCGGAAGGACTCCTGCGTGGGAGCTGGTACGGAAGAGAGACCTGGCTGAGGTGGAGGATCATAAGATAGAGGTAATTGGTCCCGACATAGATACCCTTGGCCCCGATGGCGGCAAGCTACCTTTGGCCATTCTGGTGGAAGTAGCGGGTAAAAATATGCAGGAAGACTTCGAACCCGTTATTGAGCGCAGGATCCATTACTTCCTCAACTATATAGAGGGCGTGATGCACATAGGCCAGAGGGACATAATGTGGCTGAGAATCAGCAAGTCTACCTACGAAGCCGGCTTCAGGCTGCATCACATCGGGGAAGCACTCTACGCCAAGATGCTGGATGAGTTTGGCAACATTATCGATAAGATACAGGTAAAGATTTATACCGACGGAGAAAAGGTTGAAAAGCTTGGCGAGGAAATCGCAAAGCCCAAATATGAGGCTAGGGATGCAAGACTTGCCGGACTTACGGATGAAAGTGTGGATACCTTTTACTCCTGCTTGCTTTGCCAGTCCTTCGCGCCTTCCCACGTCTGCATAGTAACTCCGGAAAGGCTGGGGCTCTGCGGAGCTGTAAGCTGGCTTGACGCCAAGGCAACGAAGGAGATTAATCCTACCGGCCCCTGCCAACCGATAGTCAAAGGCGAATGTAAGGATGAGGTAAAAGGTATATGGGATTCGGTAAATAAGGCGGTACAGGAACTTTCCCACGGAGGAGTCAAGGAAGTAACCATCTACTCAATTTTGGAGAACCCCATGACCTCCTGCGGTTGCTTCGAGTGCATCTGCGGCATAATGCCGGAAGCCAACGGTGTGATAATCGTCAACAGGGAATATGCGGGCATGACTCCCCTCGGCATGACCTTCGGAGAACTGGCATCTACCACGGGAGGAGGCGTCCAGACACCCGGTTTTATGGGTATGGGCAGGCAGTATATAACGAGCAAGAAATTTCTCCTCGCCGAAGGTGGGATCAAGAGGCTTGTCTGGATGCCGAAGGAGTTAAAAGATGCCATCAGAGATAAACTGAATCAAAGGGGTAAAGAAATCGGAATAGAGAATTTCGCCGATATGATCGCTGACGAAACCGTGGGGACAGACCCCGATTCTGTGTTAGAGTTCCTGAACAAAGTAGGTCATCCCGCTTTGACGATGGATCCGATCATGTAA